One window of Cryobacterium arcticum genomic DNA carries:
- a CDS encoding NUDIX hydrolase: MSDAATAVYAAGAVCWRLIDGKMHVLLIHRTVHGDITIPKGKVDPGETLPVTAVREIEEETGLAIALGVPLGVSEYPMPNGKDKIVHYWAAEVLPEHILKSTFVPNGEVAALEWVTIKKARTYLSYAQDVEIIDAFARLVAQGITSTFAIIALRHAKATPPHDWPGPDATRPLSARGVTQAAAVAGTVSAWHPQRIFTSTATRCVTTVAPLSAATGVPFKRTDLISQDAWEDGTSDVRHSVGKRIRARKTAVLCSHGPVLPDILREIALATGSPVTQQVSNAAALAPSGFSVVHLSSDNPSAGILAIETHPPRL, encoded by the coding sequence ATGAGCGACGCCGCCACGGCCGTGTACGCGGCCGGCGCAGTTTGCTGGCGCCTGATCGACGGCAAGATGCACGTTCTGCTGATCCACCGCACCGTACACGGCGACATCACCATCCCCAAGGGCAAGGTCGACCCCGGCGAGACACTGCCGGTCACGGCCGTGCGGGAGATCGAGGAGGAGACCGGCCTGGCCATCGCGCTCGGCGTGCCGCTGGGCGTGTCCGAGTACCCGATGCCCAACGGCAAGGACAAGATCGTGCACTACTGGGCCGCCGAGGTGCTGCCGGAGCACATCCTCAAGTCCACCTTCGTGCCCAACGGCGAGGTGGCCGCCCTGGAGTGGGTGACCATCAAGAAGGCCAGGACCTACCTCAGCTACGCCCAGGACGTGGAGATCATCGACGCGTTCGCCCGCCTCGTGGCGCAGGGCATCACGAGCACCTTCGCGATCATCGCGCTCCGCCACGCCAAGGCCACCCCGCCGCACGACTGGCCGGGACCCGACGCCACCCGCCCGCTCAGCGCACGCGGTGTGACGCAGGCCGCAGCCGTGGCCGGCACCGTGAGCGCCTGGCATCCGCAGCGCATCTTCACGAGCACCGCCACCCGCTGCGTCACCACCGTCGCCCCGCTGTCGGCGGCCACCGGTGTGCCGTTCAAGCGCACCGACCTGATCAGCCAGGACGCCTGGGAAGACGGCACCTCGGATGTGCGCCACAGCGTGGGCAAACGCATCCGCGCCCGCAAGACCGCCGTGCTCTGCAGCCACGGACCGGTGTTGCCCGACATCCTGCGGGAGATCGCCCTGGCGACCGGTTCGCCGGTGACCCAGCAGGTCTCCAACGCCGCAGCGCTCGCGCCCAGCGGGTTCTCCGTCGTGCACCTCTCCAGTGACAACCCGAGCGCGGGCATCCTCGCGATCGAGACCCACCCGCCGCGCCTATAG
- the pstS gene encoding phosphate ABC transporter substrate-binding protein PstS, with product MNLMRIGRPAVIAIAAALVLSSCASNETPASTGSDAPTESTLSGTINAAGASSQGSAQEAWISAFQTANPDVTINYDPSGSGAGRETFIAGGSDFAGSDSYLNDDELAGTFAACAPDTTAVDLPVYISPIAVIFNVEGVTDLNLDAATLAKIFKGDITTWNDPAIVALNADAKLPATAITAVHRSDDSGTTKNFSDYLNQNAADVWTEKPADPFPYQSGEGAQGTSGVVDAVTNGTGTIGYADASRAGDLGVAKIKVGEEFVGYTAEAAAAVVNDSPLVDGRADNDLAIKLNRTTTDATHYPLVLVSYAVVCTEYADAAQGALVKEYVGYMASEAGQEVAASSAGAAPLSSDLQSKVAAVLDTLK from the coding sequence GTGAATCTCATGCGTATTGGCCGCCCCGCGGTCATTGCCATCGCCGCAGCCCTCGTTCTCTCCTCCTGCGCGTCGAACGAAACACCCGCCAGCACGGGTTCCGACGCCCCGACCGAGAGCACCCTGTCCGGCACGATCAACGCCGCAGGCGCCTCGTCGCAGGGCTCGGCCCAGGAGGCCTGGATCTCCGCCTTCCAGACGGCCAACCCGGACGTCACCATCAACTACGACCCGTCGGGCTCCGGCGCCGGTCGCGAGACCTTCATCGCCGGCGGCAGCGACTTCGCCGGTTCGGACTCCTACCTCAACGACGACGAGCTCGCCGGCACCTTCGCCGCCTGCGCGCCGGACACCACGGCCGTCGACCTCCCCGTCTACATCTCCCCCATCGCCGTGATCTTCAACGTCGAGGGCGTCACCGACCTCAACCTCGACGCTGCCACCCTCGCCAAGATCTTCAAGGGCGACATCACCACCTGGAACGACCCGGCCATCGTCGCGCTGAACGCCGACGCCAAGCTTCCGGCCACCGCGATCACCGCCGTGCACCGCTCGGACGACTCGGGCACCACCAAGAACTTCTCCGACTACCTCAACCAGAACGCCGCTGACGTCTGGACCGAGAAGCCGGCCGACCCGTTCCCGTACCAGTCCGGTGAGGGCGCCCAGGGCACCTCCGGTGTCGTCGACGCCGTCACCAACGGCACCGGCACCATCGGCTACGCCGACGCCTCGCGCGCCGGTGACCTCGGAGTCGCCAAGATCAAGGTCGGCGAGGAATTCGTCGGTTACACCGCCGAGGCCGCAGCCGCCGTCGTCAACGACTCCCCGCTCGTCGACGGCCGTGCCGACAACGACCTGGCCATCAAGCTGAACCGCACCACCACCGACGCGACGCACTACCCGCTCGTTCTGGTCAGCTACGCCGTGGTCTGCACCGAGTACGCGGACGCCGCACAGGGCGCCCTCGTCAAGGAGTACGTCGGCTACATGGCCAGCGAGGCCGGCCAGGAAGTCGCCGCGTCTTCCGCCGGCGCCGCACCGCTCTCCAGCGACCTGCAGTCCAAGGTCGCCGCGGTTCTCGACACCCTCAAGTAA
- the mshD gene encoding mycothiol synthase, with product MSLTLSAPDLSDTAFAARFHDVADASAHTDGYRPFNEQAMLDARSGRRSPQLLIEGEDAVGAAIFGRGEIDLVVHPRYRRRGHATAALRRLFEDEGGMSGDLTAWAHGDHPAARRLADRFGFSAERTLLQLERPLTDADAETTPELPSGLIIDTFRPAPAGDAAEWVRLNALVFATHPEQGAITEADLADRMDEPWFDAGDLLLARDTQAGEPGRIVGYNWLKIEPGATLGEIYVLGVHPDAAGAGLGRALMLAGLRRLRERGCTAVELYVEAESAGPVRLYRSLGFADRTVDVQYRRAPR from the coding sequence GTGTCGCTCACTCTGTCGGCTCCTGACCTCTCCGACACGGCCTTCGCGGCCCGGTTCCACGATGTCGCCGACGCGAGCGCGCACACGGATGGCTATCGCCCGTTCAACGAACAGGCCATGCTCGACGCCCGCTCCGGCCGGCGCTCGCCGCAGCTGCTGATCGAGGGCGAGGACGCCGTCGGCGCCGCGATCTTCGGCCGCGGCGAGATCGACCTGGTCGTGCACCCGCGATACCGCCGCCGGGGCCACGCCACGGCCGCGCTGCGCCGCCTGTTCGAGGACGAGGGCGGCATGTCCGGCGACCTCACCGCCTGGGCGCACGGCGACCACCCCGCGGCCCGCCGCCTCGCCGACAGGTTCGGCTTCAGCGCCGAGCGCACCCTGCTGCAACTGGAACGCCCGCTCACGGACGCGGACGCCGAGACGACGCCGGAGCTGCCGAGCGGCCTGATCATCGACACCTTCCGCCCGGCACCGGCCGGCGACGCCGCGGAGTGGGTGCGGCTGAACGCCCTCGTCTTCGCCACGCATCCGGAGCAGGGCGCCATCACCGAGGCCGACCTCGCCGATCGGATGGACGAGCCCTGGTTCGACGCCGGCGACCTGCTCCTGGCCCGCGACACCCAGGCCGGCGAGCCCGGCCGGATCGTCGGATACAACTGGCTCAAGATAGAGCCCGGCGCCACGCTCGGTGAGATCTACGTGCTCGGTGTGCACCCGGATGCCGCGGGAGCCGGCCTCGGCCGCGCCCTCATGCTCGCGGGCCTGCGGCGCCTCCGCGAGCGCGGTTGCACGGCCGTCGAGCTTTACGTCGAGGCCGAAAGCGCCGGCCCGGTGCGGCTGTATCGCAGCCTCGGTTTCGCCGACCGCACCGTGGATGTGCAGTACCGCAGGGCGCCGCGTTAA
- a CDS encoding RNA degradosome polyphosphate kinase: protein MDGDNIPGTSGLESELDDDFDPQIGKNDPALPSERYLDRELSWLAFNQRVLELAEDPALPVLERANFLAIFASNLDEFFMVRVAGLKRRILTGLAVPTNVGRAPQDVLSDISKAAHVLQNRHAHAFQELVRPALAEHGVDIVTWDSLNDEDRRSLRGYFSNQIFPVLMPLAVDPAHPFPYISGLSLNLAVRLHSSKTGKQEFARLKVPSMLPRFVRVDRTESVDKVRFITLEDLIANHLEDLFPGMDILEHHVFRVTRNEDVVIEEDDTENLIKALEKELLRRRFGPPIRLEVTEDMDEVTLGLLVRELDVTEQEVYRLPAPLDLGGLFDLRIDRPDLHYTKHVPTTAAQLLTGEPNETPDIFRAISRGDVLLHHPYESFATSVQAFLEQAAADPNVLAIKQTLYRTSGDSPIVEALIAAAESGKQVLALVEIKARFDEQANISWARKLEKAGVHVVYGLVGLKTHCKLALVVRYEKGVLRHYSHIGTGNYNPKTSRIYEDMGLLTADDQVGKDLTRLFNELSGYAIEKKFKRLLVAPLHLRKALLKRIADETANAAAGKPSGIRIKVNSMVDEDIIDALYRASQAGVPIDVWVRGICSLKPGVPGMSENIRVRSILGRYLEHSRIFCFHTLGEPQVFIGSADMMHRNLDRRVEALVRLVDPRHLTEVDALFTRAMDERTSSWWLDENGEWTRHHQDAEGKPLDDMQNRLMQQIGQRKRPVSRR, encoded by the coding sequence ATGGACGGCGACAACATCCCAGGCACCTCGGGGCTCGAGAGTGAACTTGACGACGATTTTGACCCTCAGATCGGCAAAAACGATCCGGCGCTTCCGAGCGAGCGGTACCTCGACCGCGAGCTGAGCTGGCTGGCGTTCAACCAGCGGGTGCTCGAGTTGGCCGAAGACCCGGCACTTCCGGTGCTCGAACGCGCGAACTTCCTGGCCATCTTCGCCAGCAACCTCGACGAATTCTTCATGGTGCGCGTCGCCGGCCTCAAGCGCCGCATCCTGACTGGCCTGGCCGTGCCCACCAACGTCGGCCGTGCCCCGCAGGATGTGCTCTCCGACATCTCGAAGGCCGCCCACGTGCTGCAGAACCGGCACGCCCACGCGTTCCAGGAGCTCGTGCGCCCGGCCCTGGCCGAGCACGGCGTGGACATCGTCACCTGGGACAGCCTGAACGACGAGGACCGCCGGTCGCTGCGGGGCTACTTCTCCAACCAGATCTTCCCGGTACTGATGCCGCTGGCCGTCGACCCGGCGCATCCGTTCCCCTACATCTCCGGACTCTCGCTCAACCTGGCCGTGCGGCTGCACAGCTCCAAGACCGGCAAGCAGGAGTTCGCCCGGCTCAAGGTGCCCTCGATGCTGCCCCGCTTCGTGCGGGTGGACCGCACCGAATCGGTCGACAAGGTGCGGTTCATCACCCTCGAAGACCTCATCGCCAACCACCTCGAAGACCTGTTCCCCGGCATGGACATCCTCGAACACCACGTCTTCCGGGTCACCCGCAACGAAGACGTCGTGATCGAGGAAGACGACACCGAGAACCTCATCAAGGCCCTCGAGAAGGAGCTGCTGCGCCGCCGGTTCGGCCCGCCCATCCGCCTCGAGGTCACCGAGGACATGGACGAGGTGACCCTGGGACTGCTCGTGCGCGAGCTCGACGTGACCGAGCAGGAGGTGTACCGACTGCCCGCACCGCTGGACCTCGGCGGCCTGTTCGACCTGCGCATCGATCGCCCGGACCTGCACTACACGAAGCACGTGCCCACCACGGCCGCGCAGTTGCTCACCGGCGAACCCAACGAGACCCCGGACATCTTCCGCGCCATCAGCCGCGGCGACGTGCTGCTGCACCACCCGTACGAGTCGTTCGCGACGAGCGTGCAGGCGTTCCTCGAGCAGGCCGCCGCCGACCCCAATGTGCTGGCCATCAAGCAGACCCTGTACCGCACCTCGGGCGACAGCCCCATCGTGGAGGCGCTGATCGCCGCCGCGGAGTCGGGCAAGCAGGTGCTCGCGCTGGTGGAGATCAAGGCCCGCTTCGACGAACAGGCCAACATCTCCTGGGCGCGCAAGCTCGAGAAGGCCGGTGTGCACGTGGTCTACGGGCTCGTCGGGCTCAAGACGCACTGCAAGCTCGCGCTCGTGGTGCGTTACGAGAAGGGCGTGCTGCGGCACTACAGCCACATCGGCACGGGCAACTACAACCCCAAGACCAGCCGCATCTACGAAGACATGGGGCTGCTGACCGCGGATGACCAGGTCGGCAAGGACCTCACGCGGCTGTTCAACGAGCTCTCCGGCTACGCCATCGAGAAGAAGTTCAAGCGCCTGCTGGTGGCCCCGCTGCACCTGCGCAAGGCCCTGCTCAAGCGCATCGCCGACGAGACCGCGAACGCGGCGGCCGGCAAGCCGTCGGGCATCCGGATCAAGGTGAACTCGATGGTCGACGAGGACATCATCGACGCGCTCTACCGGGCCAGCCAGGCCGGGGTGCCGATCGACGTGTGGGTGCGCGGCATCTGCAGCCTCAAGCCGGGCGTGCCCGGCATGAGCGAGAACATCCGGGTGCGCTCGATCCTGGGCCGCTACCTCGAGCACTCGCGGATCTTCTGCTTCCACACGCTGGGCGAGCCGCAGGTGTTCATCGGCAGCGCCGACATGATGCACCGCAACCTCGACCGCCGGGTGGAGGCGCTCGTGCGCCTGGTCGACCCGCGGCACCTCACCGAGGTGGACGCCCTGTTCACCCGCGCCATGGACGAGCGCACCTCGTCGTGGTGGCTCGACGAGAACGGCGAGTGGACCCGGCACCACCAGGACGCCGAGGGCAAACCCCTCGACGACATGCAGAACCGGCTGATGCAGCAGATCGGGCAGCGGAAGCGCCCGGTGAGCCGCCGATGA
- a CDS encoding winged helix-turn-helix transcriptional regulator — translation MAQLLILTSAMNDEVLPALALLSHSTRLIPAQPDQLITAPDSDLILVDARSNLMAAKSLCQILRTTGSSVPLLLVITEGGLTAVSPDWGVDDVVLDTAGPAEVDARIRLAAGRTPHNEPSPTIRAAGVVIDEASYSAKVHGKPLDLTYKEFELLRFLAAHPSRVFTREQLLSEVWGYDYFGGTRTVDVHVRRLRAKLGDQESLIGTVRNVGYRFNVYEEDGERVAHSVGS, via the coding sequence GTGGCGCAGCTGTTGATCCTAACCTCGGCTATGAACGACGAAGTTCTTCCAGCCCTGGCGTTGCTGTCGCACAGCACACGACTCATTCCGGCACAGCCGGATCAGCTCATCACCGCGCCCGATTCCGACCTGATCCTGGTCGACGCCCGGTCCAATCTGATGGCCGCCAAGTCGCTCTGCCAGATCCTGCGCACCACCGGAAGCAGCGTGCCGTTGCTCCTCGTCATCACCGAGGGCGGCCTCACCGCCGTCAGCCCCGACTGGGGCGTGGACGACGTCGTGCTCGACACGGCCGGACCCGCCGAGGTGGATGCGCGCATCCGCCTGGCCGCCGGGCGCACGCCGCACAACGAGCCCTCCCCCACCATCCGCGCCGCCGGCGTCGTCATCGACGAGGCCAGCTACTCGGCCAAGGTGCACGGCAAGCCGCTCGACCTCACCTACAAGGAGTTCGAGCTGCTGCGCTTCCTCGCCGCGCACCCCTCCCGGGTGTTCACCCGCGAGCAGCTGCTCAGCGAGGTCTGGGGTTACGACTACTTCGGCGGCACCCGCACCGTCGACGTGCACGTGCGGCGCCTGCGCGCCAAGCTCGGCGACCAGGAATCCCTGATCGGCACCGTGCGCAACGTCGGCTACCGGTTCAACGTCTACGAGGAGGACGGCGAACGTGTCGCTCACTCTGTCGGCTCCTGA
- a CDS encoding FABP family protein, translated as MYELPVGLPSELVPLSWLIGVWEGSGILDYTVDGETVTREFGQRISFSHDGLPHLNYSSYTWLEPETPATDASAPDSDGATGEPVEAATPIPLVTETGYWRLSRPQQAGDAGPGLLPGVGPAPFQTAEAVETLRNTDGGFDIEVSLVHPGGTLELYLGQVKGPRIDLATDAIVQTSGAKPYAAATRLYGLVDSHLLWAWDIAALGQDLRTHASGRLSRASS; from the coding sequence GTGTACGAACTTCCGGTCGGCTTGCCGTCCGAGCTCGTCCCCCTGTCGTGGTTGATCGGGGTTTGGGAAGGATCGGGAATCCTCGACTACACGGTCGACGGCGAAACCGTCACCCGCGAGTTCGGGCAGCGCATCAGCTTCAGCCATGACGGCCTGCCGCACCTCAACTACAGCTCTTACACCTGGCTCGAGCCCGAGACCCCGGCGACGGATGCGTCAGCGCCCGACTCAGACGGCGCCACCGGTGAGCCCGTAGAAGCCGCGACCCCGATCCCACTGGTGACCGAGACCGGGTACTGGCGGCTCAGCCGTCCGCAGCAAGCCGGCGATGCGGGCCCTGGCCTGCTCCCCGGCGTCGGCCCCGCCCCGTTCCAGACCGCCGAGGCGGTGGAGACCCTGCGGAACACCGACGGCGGCTTCGACATCGAGGTGAGCCTCGTGCATCCCGGCGGAACCCTGGAGCTCTACCTCGGCCAGGTCAAGGGCCCCCGGATCGACCTCGCCACCGACGCGATCGTGCAGACCAGCGGCGCCAAGCCGTACGCGGCTGCGACCCGGCTCTACGGCCTGGTCGACAGCCACCTGCTCTGGGCGTGGGACATCGCCGCCCTCGGCCAGGACCTGCGCACGCACGCCTCC